One part of the Anopheles coustani chromosome 2, idAnoCousDA_361_x.2, whole genome shotgun sequence genome encodes these proteins:
- the LOC131262149 gene encoding ficolin-1-like: MEHRLQERLTKHENNINEKIETIEARMHAMEESFIKSVKSMEASNENTRTKLEALKNHVIPKMEHIQETSDSELKKIGEYKNTLDMLIDTVQNISMQAKFNTRLFKFLYPVSSCRQALSVSDTYMIKIEVNTEPFEVFCEQNKFDGGWIVIQHRYDGSVDFYTNWTEYRNGFGSLDGEFWLGLEYVHQITKNRAHELLVEMKDFHGNYGYAKYGEFEIGNESELYVLKKLGTYSGTAGDSMKNHKDQKFTTFDRDNDEADKGNCAKAYHGAWWYYNCYRSNLNARYMNATNDLTTMSWKYFKNDRRGLSYTRMMIRDIVD, from the exons ATGGAGCATCGTCTACAGGAGAGGTTAACCAAGCACGAAAATAATATCAACGAAAAGATCGAGACGATCGAGGCCAGAATGCATGCAATGGAAGAATCTTTTATCAAG AGTGTGAAG AGTATGGAAGCATCGAACGAGAATACCCGAACCAAATTGGAGGCGTTGAAGAATCATGTGATACCCAAGATGGAGCATATCCAAGAAACGTCGGATTCTGAGCTTAAGAAAATAGGTGAATACAAGAATACTCTCGACATGCTTATCGATACGGTACAAAATATTAGTATGCAAGCAAAATTTAACACTAGgttatttaagtttttgtaTCCAGTAAGTTCATGTCGGCAAGCTCTCAGTGTATCGGATACTTACATGATCAAAATTGAGGTAAACACCGAACCATTCGAGGTCTTTTGTGAGCAAAATAAGTTCGATGGCGGCTGGATTGTTATTCAGCATAGGTATGACGGTTCGGTAGACTTTTATACGAATTGGACGGAGTACCGAAATGGATTCGGAAGTTTGGATGGGGAATTCTGGCTTGGGCTAGAATACGTGCATCAAATTACCAAAAACCGAGCGCATGAACTGCTGGTGGAAATGAAAGATTTTCATGGAAACTACGGATACGCTAAGTATGGAGAGTTTGAGATAGGGAACGAATCGGAGTTGTATGTGTTGAAGAAGTTAGGGACATACTCAGGGACAGCAGGAGATTCGATGAAGAACCACAAGGATCAAAAGTTTACTACTTTCGATCGCGACAATGACGAAGCGGATAAAGGGAATTGTGCTAAGGCATATCACGGAGCCTGGTGGTACTATAACTGCTACCGTTCCAATTTGAACGCGCGTTATATGAACGCAACAAATGATCTTACTACGATGTcgtggaaatatttcaaaaacgaCAGGCGTGGTTTGTCTTACACGCGAATGATGATCCGTGATATCGTCGATTAA